CATCGGCGGACGAACCGGCTCCCCTGCCCGCGCCGACGGCCGGCGCCTCCGCCGCCGGGCCGGCCGCGGCGGGCGGGGCCGCCGTCTCCCGGCGGTTCCGCCGCCGGGACCGCCGCCGGCCCGGCTCCGGGGCCGGGCCGGCGGCCTGCGCAGCGCCCCCAGGGGTTGGCGCCCCCGGCTCCGGCGGTCCCTCCCGGGCCCCGTCCCGGTGCGCCCCGGGGTCGGGTGCGGCCCACCACGCCGGACGCCGATCGCCGTCCAGGGGCAGGGGCGACCGCGCGTCCACGGCCCGCGCGTCCACCCGTGCGTCCACGTGTTCCGTGATCACGTGCAGCAGCCGCGCCCCGCCGAACCGGCTGACCAGGGCCTCGATGGCCATCACCTGGTCGGCGGTGAGCTGGAGGCGGCCCGTGTCCAGCACCAGCGCCCGGCCCTCCCGCAAGGCGGGGTCGGCCGCCAGCATGCGCTCCAGCGCAGCGCACAGGCTGGGGAAGTCGAGGTCGCCGGGCAGGGTGACGACCACCTCGTCCCCCGTCCGCGTCACCTGCGGCGCTCCCTTCACCGCCGCCCCCCCCTTCCTAACCGGCGCTGACCCGCTCCTTCGCCCCGGGGGGGACAAGTCCTGCCGCGAAGGGTGTCGGACGGCGGCGCCCGCCGGCGCAAACTCCGCCCCGCATCGCCAAGGCGCCCGCCACGCACCGACACGCGCGGGACCCCGGCGGCCTGCGGCGGGTGGCCCCCGACCGGTCGCGTCGCCGTCCCGGCGGGTGGCCCCGGCCATGCGCCCCCGTCGCCGTCCCGCTGGATGGACCCCGGCGGATGGCCCCCGGTCGGCCGACCTCGCCGCCGTCCCGGGGACGTCCGCCCCCGACGGGCGGCGGGTCAGTCGGCCGGCACGCTGGTGGCGCGCTGGGCGGCATCCTCGTGGCCCTGCTCCGCCGCCTCCCGGGGGTCGTCCGGCAGGCCGTAGCGGCCGGCGAAGTAGGCGTCCAGGATCGCCCGGGCCACCGGTCCCGCCGCCAGGGCGCCGCCGCCGCCCGCGTGGATCACCACCGCCACCGCGATCTCCGGCTCCTCCCCCTCGCCGGCCGGGGCGAAGGCGATGAACCACCCGTGGTTCTCGTATTCCGGCTCGTTGGCACCGACCTCGGCCGTTCCCGTCTTCCCCGCGACGACGTAGGGCGCGTCGCGGAAGACGCCGTAGGCCGTCCCGGACCACCCGCCGTTGGCCCGCGTCACGGTGACCATGGCCTCCCGCACCCGTTCCAGGTACGCCGTGGGGAGGTCGACGGTGCCCAGCGGATCCGGCTGCGCCTTCCACAGGACGCGACCGGTGCGGCCGTCGCGGATCTCCTGCACCAGGTAGGGACGGTAGCGGGTGCCGCCGTTGGCCAGGGTGGCGGTGTAGACGGCCATCTGCAGCGGCGTGAAGGCGTGCAGCCCCTGGCCGATGGCCGCGTTGAGCGTGTCGCCCCCGTACCACCGGCGCTCCTCGGGGCGGCCGCGGGCGTTGACCTTGGCCTTCAACTCGGGGGTCGCCAGCGACCCCGTGACCTCGTCCGCCAGGTCGCGCAGCCCCGTGGGCTGCCCCAGGCCGAACTGGGTCGCCACCTGGACGATGGCGTCGATGCCGGCGTTGAGCCCCGCCTGGTAGAAGTACACGTTGCACGAGCGCCCGATGGCCTCGTCGAAGTCCACGTGGCCGTGGGACCGCCAGTCGCCGAATTCGTTCCCCGCGAAGACGAACGAACCGGTGCAGGAGACGGAACGCGGCAGTCCTCCGCGCAGCATGGCCGCCAGCGCCGTGA
The sequence above is drawn from the Thermaerobacter sp. FW80 genome and encodes:
- the minC gene encoding septum site-determining protein MinC — translated: MKGAPQVTRTGDEVVVTLPGDLDFPSLCAALERMLAADPALREGRALVLDTGRLQLTADQVMAIEALVSRFGGARLLHVITEHVDARVDARAVDARSPLPLDGDRRPAWWAAPDPGAHRDGAREGPPEPGAPTPGGAAQAAGPAPEPGRRRSRRRNRRETAAPPAAAGPAAEAPAVGAGRGAGSSADAGRPRPGVVVRRTLRSGHRLVYDGDVVILGDVNPGAEVLAAGDVVVFGRLRGIVHAGFRGEAGAVVASLAMEPIQLRIARWIGRAPDEEPPGTGGRPSVAPAAGPEIAYVRDGRVVIEPFDPARWFWQRTAARRTAG